Genomic window (Sulfurovum sp. NBC37-1):
CGCACCTTTTAACCATATATTGCAATATGATATTTTATATGTGAATGTAATTATACGGTGCGTGAGTACGCACTTTACATCTTATCCCAGCGCATTTGAAAGATCATCAATAAGATCCTGCGTATCTTCAAGACCAACACTGAGCCTAATAAGCCCGCCCGGCACACCTGCATCTATGAGCTCCTGTGCAGAAAGCTGCTGGTGCGTAGTACTTGCCGGGTGGGTGATGATCGATTTACTGTCACCAATGTTCACCACCACAGCAAAGATCTCCGTACTGTCAGCGATCTTCTGCGCCATCTCCCTACTTTCCACTTCAAAAGAGAGTAGACCGCTTGCCATACCGTCTTTGAAGTATTTTTCTATCAGGTAATGCTGCGGTGAGCTTTTCAGTCCCGGATAGTTCACTTTTTTGACTTTGGGATGCGCTTCGAGGAATACCGCGATTGCCAGTGCCGAAGCAGAATGCTGTTTCATACGCAGTGGCAGATGCTCCAGGCCCTGAATATGCAGCCAGGAGTTGAAAGGGCTGGGTGCACCACCAAGGTCACGAAGCAATGCCAGTCGAACTCTCAATGTAAACAATGGAAGCGGAAGATCGCTGTAAACAAGGCCATGATAACTGGCATCCGGTTCATTGAAATGATAGTAGCGGTCATTTCCCTTGATCTTCTCCACCAGATTCTCTCTCTCGACGATGATACCGCCAAGAGCAAGCCCCTGCCCCGTCGTATATTTGCTTGTACTGTGTACCGAGAGGTCAACACCTTGTGCAAGCGGCTTGCAGAGGATGGGTGTTGCTACGGTATTATCCACACAGGTCAAAATATCGTGTCTGTCGGCAATAGCCACGATCGCATCTATATCAGCCACATCGATGCTCGGGTTGGTGATACTCTCAAAAATGATCAGTTTCGACTTTTCATCAATCAACCCTTCAATCTGGGAAGGATCAGTCACATCAAAATAACGTGTTTCGATACCAAATCGCTTGATGGTATGTCCTGTCAGTGTCGTCGTTCCGCCATAAACCTGTTTTGCCACAATGATGTTGTCGCCCGCTTCCGCCACATTGGCGATCGCATAGAAGATCGCTGCCATTCCCGACGCCGTTCCTATAGCAGCCGCACCGCCCTCAAGGGCGGCAAAACGCTTCTCGAACACATCAGTTGTCGGGTTCATTAAACGTGTATAGATATTCCCAAGCTCCTTGAGCGCAAAAAGATTGGCCGCATGTTCCGTGTCTCTAAACTCATAGGCTGTTGTCTGGTAGATAGGTACAGCCATAGTTCCCATAGCATCTTTGTCGTATCCTGCATGGATTGCCAGTGTTTGTTCGTGCATTAGTATTCCTTATTAACTCGTATTGATAAATTATAGCTTGTAGCTACTTTATGATGCTTGATAAAATTCTACTTCTTCATCTATCTTCTCAGATAAAATATCACGTGCTATCTCAAGGTCATATTTATTTTGTAAATTCATCCAGAATTCAGCACTGTTTCCAAAAAACCTTGCAAGTCGCAATGCGGTATCTGCTGTAATCGATCTTTTACCATTAACAATCTCATTGATCCGTCTCGGAGTTATATGTAATGCCTTTGCCAAAGCATTCTGGCTAAGACCCAAAGGCTGCATGAACTCTTCCAAAAGAATCTCTCCTGCATGTATAGGTGTTATTTTCTTCATTTCTATCTCCTTTTTCAATGATAATCTACTATTTCAACATCCAAAGCCGAGCCACTTTCCCATCGGAAACAGATACGATACTGTTTATTGATACGTATACTGTATTGATCTTCTCTATTTCCAGAAAGTTTTTCCAACCTGTTTGCAGGTGGTATTTTCAAGTCATCAATATCTATAGAAGCCTCTATCATAAGTAATTTCCTATAGGCTGTTCTTTGAATGTCTTGTTGCAGCTTTTTAGAGAACTCACGCTTATAAACTTTGTAAGTCTCTTTACACTTAAATGTTTTGATCATAGGACAGTATAGCACATATAACGTTATATGTAAAGATTTGGGAAATACATTAGGGGAAGCTGTATCCTTAAATGATACAGCCGTGTAAAAGGTTAAATGAAAGAATTATCCGTGATAGTTAGGTGATTCTTTGGTGATGGTCACATCATGGACATGTGACTCTTTGAGCCCAGCAGAAGTGATCTCGACGAATTCCGCTTTCTCCCAGAACATTTTGATGCTCTCCGATCCGCAGTATCCCATGGATGAACGGAGTCCACCGATCATTTGGTGTACCACATCGGCGATCTTTCCTCTGTAGGGTACACGTCCCTCGATCCCTTCGGGAACGAGTTTGTCCGCGGCGGTTCCCTCCTGGAAATATCTGTCTGTACTTCCTTTGGTCATCGCACCGATACTGCCCATACCACGGTATTCCTTGAACTGTCTACCGTTATAGATGATCATCTCACCCGGAGCTTCGTATGTTCCTGCCAGTGCAGAACCGAGCATCACACAGCTTCCACCGACTGCAAGCGCTTTGGCAACGTCACCAGAGTATTTGATACCGCCATCTGCGATCACCGGAACACCCGCTTTGTTGGCAACTTCTGCCACTTCATCGATAGCAGAGATCTGGGGTACCCCTACACCCGCAACGATACGTGTCGTACAGATAGAACCGGGCCCGATACCTACTTTCACACCATCCGCTCCGGCTTCAATGAGATCCAAAGCCGCTGCACCGGTTGCGATGTTCCCTGCGATTACATCTACATCCAACTCTTTTTTGATCTGTTTAACCGTATCAATGATACCCTGCGAGTGGCCATGTGCAGAGTCAAGTACAATGACATCCACACCTGCTTCAACCAGTGCTTTGGCTCTGTCAAGCTGTCCGACACCGATGGCGGCTGCCACTCTGAGACGACCGAATTCATCTTTGTTCGCATTAGGGAACTGTACTTTTTTCTCGATATCTTTGATCGTGATCAGGCCGTTCAGTTTGCCATCGTCATCCACAATAGGAAGCTTTTCGATCTTGTGTTTTTGCAGTACCTTGGCCGCCTCTTCGAGGGTCGTACCTTTTTTAGCTGTCACAAGCGGAGCCGGTGTCATCGTATCTGCCACTTTGAGGCTCATATCGGTAATAAAACGCATATCGCGGTTGGTGATGATTCCGATGAGTTTCTTGTCTGCATCCACTACGGGTACGCCTGAAATTCTGTATTCGCCCATCAGCGCATCCGCTTCTCCTACCGTTGCATCCGGACTGATATAGATAGGGTCTATGATGATCCCACTTTCTGACTTTTTGACTTTTTTAACCTGAAGTGCCTGTGTGGCTACATCCATATTTTTATGGATCACACCGATACCTCCCAGTCTTGCCATCGCAATGGCTGCTTTAAACTCTGTTACCGTGTCCATTGCGGCAGAGACGATAGGAATATTGAGGGAAACATTACGTGTCAGCTGTGTCTTGACACTGACCTCTTTGGGAAGGACCGTTGAGTGTTGGGGTACCAGTAGTACATCTTCAAATGTAAGTGCTCTTTTTTTAATGTTCATGTGTATATTCCTTCGTATTTATTTCGTATAGTTTACTGCTTTTTCCATACTTGCAGCACCATTAAAAAGTATCTTCTCGTCAAAAGCTTTGGCGATTAGCTGCAGGCCGACAGGCATACCTTCATCATTTTTTGCTACCGGAAGCGAAATACCCGGAAGCCCTGCCAGGTTCACACCCAGCGTATACATATCGCTCTTGTACATTTCGAGAGGATCATGGATCGAACCGATCTTCGGAGCCACAGATGGTGCAACCGGGGAGAGAATAAGGTCCGCTTCTTCAAAGATCTTGTTAAATTCATCGCGGATCAGGTGTCTTACTTTCTGTGCTTTGACATAGTAGGCATCGTAATATCCTGAAGAAAGTACGAAGTTGCCCAGCATGATACGTCTTTTGACCTCTTCACCAAAACCTTCGCTTCTCGTATTAAAGAAGAGTTCTTCAGTATTTTTCGCTTCCGCTCTTCGTCCATAGCGTACTCCATCATAACGAGCAAGGTTTGTAGCCGCTTCCGCTGTGGCAAGTACATAGTATGTTGCAATATCATACTTGGTGTTACTCATCTCTTTATGTACGATGGTATGACCTGCTGCTTCAAGTTTGGCTACAGTCTCGTTGAAAGCTTTTTGTATGTCCGTATCTGCAGCCTCGATGTACGAATCTATGACAGCGATGGTCAGTTTTACATCAGGGTTGAGATTGTTGGCGATATCTTCTATCTCAAAATCCGCAGAGGTGGAGTCTTTCTCATCATGTCCCTTGATTGCATCGTACAGAATGGCCGCGTCTTCCACGTTCTGGGTGATAGGACCAATCTGGTCAAGGCTCGAAGCATAGGCAGAAAGCCCGAAACGGCTGACCCTTCCGTAAGTCGGTTTCATCCCCACTACACCACAGTAAGCCGCCGGCTGGCGGATGGAACCACCCGTATCGGAGCCCAGTGCGGCAATAGCAATGCCTCCGGCAACCGCTGCTGCCGAACCGCCTGACGATCCGCCGGGAACTCTGTCAGTCCCGTACGGATTCTTTGTCGGTCCGTAAAAAGAGTTCTCTGTGGTCGAGCCCATAGCAAACTCATCCATGTTGGCTCTTCCAAAAGGCATCATCCCTTTGGCTTTTAGGTTTTTGATGGCCGTGGCTTCATAAGGCGCAACATATCCTTGCAGGATCTTCGAACCCGAAGTGACAGGCCAGTCCTTTACCTGGATATTGTCCTTGATGAGGATGGGAATACCTTCTCCTGAAGACTCATATCCGACATAGGCGTTCAGATCCGATGCCTTTGCCGTCTCTTCAAGTTCAGCCCTGAGTGCTGCCAACTCTTCGCCAGATTTCGTCAATGCTTCTTTTAGTGTGATCACTACTCTTCCTTGCTCTTTTCTTTTTTCTTATAATAGGCCACTACGGCCAGACCGATTCCCACCAGACCAAAAATAAAAACGATCGATCCGACGATCACTTCCATCGGTACAGGCTCGGAGAGATCGAACATCAGGCACCTACCACTTTGGCACAGCGTTCACAGAGACAATCTTCCGATGTGCTGGTAAATCTCCAGCATCTCGGGCATTTGGCCATCATCGCTTTGTGTACGGTGAAAGTCCTGCCCTCCACTTTAAAGGAGGCGACCTGCTCACCTTTGCTGCTCTCTTTCACTGCAGAGACAACGAACCAATCTTCAAGGTCTTTATCGTCGCTGATAGGGAGAAGGTCTCTATCTCCTGCAATCTCAAGCTCCAGTGTCGCCTTGATGACCTTCTCTTTTTTCAGAGAATCGATCGCTTCGGAGAATTTCTCACGCGCTTCCAACAGGATCGCATCATCGAAACTTGCCGCTGTTTCAGGTACCGCTTCATAAACAAGGTCAAAAACATTTTCTATGTCGCCTTTAAAAATGGCCGGCGCATATGCTAGGATCTCGTCTGCCGTATAGGTCAGTACCGGTGCAATCAGTCCCAGCATCGCTTTGGAGATCAATGCCATGGCCGACTGTGTCGCACGTCTGACATCCGAATCTTTCGCTTCACAGTAAAGCCTGTCTTTGGTAACGTCCATATAGATACCACTGAGCTCGTTGGTAATGAAATGGTTCAGTGTCGCAAAGCCTTTCAGGAAGTCATAGGTTTCAAAAGATTCTTTGACGGAAGCGAAGACATCATCTGCTTTGTTAAGTATCCATCTATCGAGTTCGCCATAGGCATCTGCGGAGACCAAAGCATCCAGATCATTGACATTGGCCAGCAAAAACCTGAATGTATTTCTAATCTTTCTGTACTGCTCTGCAGTCTGTTTCAAAATATCATCGGAGATCTTCTGGTCATTCTGATAGTCTGAAAGTGCGACCCAGAGTCTCAATATTTCAGAACCGAACTGTTTGACCACTTTTTCAGGCGCAACCACATTCCCTTTGGACTTGGACATCTTCTCACCCTTTGCATCCATGGTGAAACCGTGGGTGATGATGGTCTCGTACGGCGCTATACCGTTGATCGCGGAGGAGAGCAGCAGGGAGGACTGGAACCAGCCTCTGTGCTGGTCAGATCCTTCGAGGTAGAGCGATGCCGGGTAATTCCCCGCATCATAGTTACCTGAACTCAAAACCGAATTCCATGTAGAACCGCTATCGAACCAGACATCGAGGATATCTTCGATCTTCTCAAGATCAGCCGGATCGTATTTGCTTCCTGCCGGAAGAAGTTCGGCAATGCTCATCGAATACCATGCATCCGCACCGTGTTCGTCGAAGAGGGATGCCACATGCTCAAGTACATCTTCGTCGAAGATGACCGCTTTGGTGCTCTTTACCCTGAAAAAGGCTATCGGCACGCCCCAGCTTCTCTGACGCGAGATACACCAGTCCGGTCTTCCTTCCACCATTGGCTTCAGTCTGTTCTTTGAAGAAGCCGGATAGAAATCAACACTGTCTATGGCATCTACCGCTGCCTCTCTCAAAGTCTTGTCGCTGCCTTTGGCAGCATCGTCGATGGAGATGAACCATTGATTCGTCGCTCTGTAGATCAGCGGTTTCTTTGTTCTCCAGCAGTGCGGGTAGGAGTGGGTGAACTTGCTGACCTTCAAGAGGTTATCCCCCAAAAGCTCCAGGATCGGCTCATTGGCTTTGAAAATATGCATACCGACGAACTTTTCCGCATCCGGAAGCAGGTCAAGGCCTACTACGGATTCATCATAGCATCCACGCTCATCCACAGGCATCACGACTTCAAGCCCGTTTTCCAATCCGACTTTGTAGTCGTCTTCACCGTGTCCGGGAGCCGTATGTACACACCCTGTACCACCATCCATCATGACATGTTCCCCCAGTACTACTTTGGAGGGACGTTCGTTCAACGGATTGATCGCCAGCAGTCCGTCAAGTTCCGTAGCGGCAATCTTTCGTGAAGCATGTCCTGCGACCACACCTTCTTCGATCATCGCATCGTAACGTGCATCGGCAACGATATGTCCGTCATCGGTAAGCACGTACATTTCATCAGGGTTGATGGAGATACCGGTGTTGGCAGGCAGGGTCCAGGGAGTCGTGGTCCAAATGACCAGTCCCGCTTTCCCCTCCAGTCCCAGCTTCTCTTTGGCTGCATCCGAGAGTTCGAAGTGTACATAGATGGAGTAATCTTCTTTATCTTCATACTCTACTTCTGCATCGGCCAAAGCCGTTCTCGCCGCCCATGACCAGAAGATCGGCTTGTGTCTTTCAACCAGAAGCCCTCTTTTTGCCACTTCGCAAAGTGTGCGGTAAATGTTCGCTTCGAATTTGAAATCCATCGTCACATACGGGTTCTCCCAGTCGGCAACCACACCCAGAGATTTGAATTCGTCTCTCTGGATATCGACGAACTTGCCAGCATGTGCACGGCAAAGTTCCCTGAACTTTTCTGTCGGCATCGCCTCTTTCTTGCTTTTACCGAGTTTCTCCTCGACCTTCTGCTCGATAGGAAGACCGTGGCAGTCCCAGCCCGGCGTCATACGGACCGCTTTACCCTGAAAATAGTTGTACTTCAGAATGATGTCTTTAAGGATCTTGTTGAGTGCATGCCCAATATGGATGTCGCCGTTGGCATACGGAGGTCCGTCATGCAGCGTAAAGAGTTCTGCCCCTTCACGTTTGGCTTTCATCTGCTCATAAATATTGGTATCAAACCATGTTTTGTATTTTTTAGGCTCATTCGCCGGAAGATTTCCACGCATCGGAAAGTCTGTTTTTGGGAGGAGGAGGGTTTCTTTGAAATCCATTGTCGATAACACCTTCTTAGGGTCGCCCCTGATATATTATCCCGTGATTGTATCGAAATCCCGTTTAAAAGGTACTTTCGATACAATTTTCTTATGAAAGAGATTAGAAAAAAGACTGAGCAGATCATACATACACTCACCGAAAAGAAGCAGACCATCACCTTTGCAGAAAGCTGTACAGGGGGTCGTATCGCAGCCGAGTTTACCGCTGTCTCCGGTGCTTCCAACGTACTGTACGGCTCGGCCGTAACCTACTCCAATGAGATCAAACATCAGTGGCTTGGCGTAGATAACGATGTACTGGAAAAATTTGGTGCAGTAAGCAGGGAATGTGTATCACAAATGCTTGACGGCATTATTAAAATGGCAAATGCTGACTATGCCATTGCCATCTCCGGCATAGCAGGTCCTACCGGAGATACAGAACTCAAGCCGGTAGGCACTGTTTATATAGGTATTGAAACACCTTTTGGCAGTGAAGTATATCATTGTCATTTTCATGGCAACCGTGAACAAGTCCAGGAGCAATCCGTGGTCTTTGCTATTGAGAAACTGGGTGATACTATAAATAAGAGTTTTTAAATTTTTAAATAATTTTAAAAATCTCTTGACAATCAAAGGTTTCTGAGCTATAATTCCGTCCACTTATTGCAAGTTAAACCTGCAAAAATGTGACCCGTTAGCTCAGTTGGTAGAGCAATTCCCTTTTAAGGAATGGGCCCTAGGTTCGAATCCTAGACGGGTCACCACCATTGGTCGCTTAGCTCAGTTGGTAGAGCGCTACCCTTACAAGGTAGATGTCACAAGTTCGAGTCTTGTAGCGACCACCATTATTTTATAGGTGCGGCGGTAGTTCAGTTGGTTAGAATACCTGCCTGTCACGCAGGGGGTCGCGAGTTCGAGTCTCGTCCGCCGCGCCAGTACTATTTAAAGAGACGCAAAACGAATAAAATTCGTCTTTGCTACGTTAACACTAGAGGTTTTCTTCAACAGAAGGCTCAAGAAACAGGTTTCTTTTTCAAATTGTATGACCCGTTAGCTCAGTTGGTAGAGCAATTCCCTTTTAAGGAATGGGCCCTAGGTTCGAATCCTAGACGGGTCACCACTAATTCAATTAGTTTTATGACTGTTCGGGCTAGATGACCCTTTCATCTAGTGGCCAAGGATGCTATGTTTTCATCGTAGTCAC
Coding sequences:
- a CDS encoding O-acetylhomoserine aminocarboxypropyltransferase/cysteine synthase family protein, with translation MHEQTLAIHAGYDKDAMGTMAVPIYQTTAYEFRDTEHAANLFALKELGNIYTRLMNPTTDVFEKRFAALEGGAAAIGTASGMAAIFYAIANVAEAGDNIIVAKQVYGGTTTLTGHTIKRFGIETRYFDVTDPSQIEGLIDEKSKLIIFESITNPSIDVADIDAIVAIADRHDILTCVDNTVATPILCKPLAQGVDLSVHSTSKYTTGQGLALGGIIVERENLVEKIKGNDRYYHFNEPDASYHGLVYSDLPLPLFTLRVRLALLRDLGGAPSPFNSWLHIQGLEHLPLRMKQHSASALAIAVFLEAHPKVKKVNYPGLKSSPQHYLIEKYFKDGMASGLLSFEVESREMAQKIADSTEIFAVVVNIGDSKSIITHPASTTHQQLSAQELIDAGVPGGLIRLSVGLEDTQDLIDDLSNALG
- a CDS encoding HigA family addiction module antitoxin, producing the protein MKKITPIHAGEILLEEFMQPLGLSQNALAKALHITPRRINEIVNGKRSITADTALRLARFFGNSAEFWMNLQNKYDLEIARDILSEKIDEEVEFYQAS
- a CDS encoding type II toxin-antitoxin system RelE/ParE family toxin translates to MIKTFKCKETYKVYKREFSKKLQQDIQRTAYRKLLMIEASIDIDDLKIPPANRLEKLSGNREDQYSIRINKQYRICFRWESGSALDVEIVDYH
- the guaB gene encoding IMP dehydrogenase, with product MNIKKRALTFEDVLLVPQHSTVLPKEVSVKTQLTRNVSLNIPIVSAAMDTVTEFKAAIAMARLGGIGVIHKNMDVATQALQVKKVKKSESGIIIDPIYISPDATVGEADALMGEYRISGVPVVDADKKLIGIITNRDMRFITDMSLKVADTMTPAPLVTAKKGTTLEEAAKVLQKHKIEKLPIVDDDGKLNGLITIKDIEKKVQFPNANKDEFGRLRVAAAIGVGQLDRAKALVEAGVDVIVLDSAHGHSQGIIDTVKQIKKELDVDVIAGNIATGAAALDLIEAGADGVKVGIGPGSICTTRIVAGVGVPQISAIDEVAEVANKAGVPVIADGGIKYSGDVAKALAVGGSCVMLGSALAGTYEAPGEMIIYNGRQFKEYRGMGSIGAMTKGSTDRYFQEGTAADKLVPEGIEGRVPYRGKIADVVHQMIGGLRSSMGYCGSESIKMFWEKAEFVEITSAGLKESHVHDVTITKESPNYHG
- the gatA gene encoding Asp-tRNA(Asn)/Glu-tRNA(Gln) amidotransferase subunit GatA; protein product: MITLKEALTKSGEELAALRAELEETAKASDLNAYVGYESSGEGIPILIKDNIQVKDWPVTSGSKILQGYVAPYEATAIKNLKAKGMMPFGRANMDEFAMGSTTENSFYGPTKNPYGTDRVPGGSSGGSAAAVAGGIAIAALGSDTGGSIRQPAAYCGVVGMKPTYGRVSRFGLSAYASSLDQIGPITQNVEDAAILYDAIKGHDEKDSTSADFEIEDIANNLNPDVKLTIAVIDSYIEAADTDIQKAFNETVAKLEAAGHTIVHKEMSNTKYDIATYYVLATAEAATNLARYDGVRYGRRAEAKNTEELFFNTRSEGFGEEVKRRIMLGNFVLSSGYYDAYYVKAQKVRHLIRDEFNKIFEEADLILSPVAPSVAPKIGSIHDPLEMYKSDMYTLGVNLAGLPGISLPVAKNDEGMPVGLQLIAKAFDEKILFNGAASMEKAVNYTK
- the ileS gene encoding isoleucine--tRNA ligase; the protein is MDFKETLLLPKTDFPMRGNLPANEPKKYKTWFDTNIYEQMKAKREGAELFTLHDGPPYANGDIHIGHALNKILKDIILKYNYFQGKAVRMTPGWDCHGLPIEQKVEEKLGKSKKEAMPTEKFRELCRAHAGKFVDIQRDEFKSLGVVADWENPYVTMDFKFEANIYRTLCEVAKRGLLVERHKPIFWSWAARTALADAEVEYEDKEDYSIYVHFELSDAAKEKLGLEGKAGLVIWTTTPWTLPANTGISINPDEMYVLTDDGHIVADARYDAMIEEGVVAGHASRKIAATELDGLLAINPLNERPSKVVLGEHVMMDGGTGCVHTAPGHGEDDYKVGLENGLEVVMPVDERGCYDESVVGLDLLPDAEKFVGMHIFKANEPILELLGDNLLKVSKFTHSYPHCWRTKKPLIYRATNQWFISIDDAAKGSDKTLREAAVDAIDSVDFYPASSKNRLKPMVEGRPDWCISRQRSWGVPIAFFRVKSTKAVIFDEDVLEHVASLFDEHGADAWYSMSIAELLPAGSKYDPADLEKIEDILDVWFDSGSTWNSVLSSGNYDAGNYPASLYLEGSDQHRGWFQSSLLLSSAINGIAPYETIITHGFTMDAKGEKMSKSKGNVVAPEKVVKQFGSEILRLWVALSDYQNDQKISDDILKQTAEQYRKIRNTFRFLLANVNDLDALVSADAYGELDRWILNKADDVFASVKESFETYDFLKGFATLNHFITNELSGIYMDVTKDRLYCEAKDSDVRRATQSAMALISKAMLGLIAPVLTYTADEILAYAPAIFKGDIENVFDLVYEAVPETAASFDDAILLEAREKFSEAIDSLKKEKVIKATLELEIAGDRDLLPISDDKDLEDWFVVSAVKESSKGEQVASFKVEGRTFTVHKAMMAKCPRCWRFTSTSEDCLCERCAKVVGA
- a CDS encoding CinA family protein, which gives rise to MKEIRKKTEQIIHTLTEKKQTITFAESCTGGRIAAEFTAVSGASNVLYGSAVTYSNEIKHQWLGVDNDVLEKFGAVSRECVSQMLDGIIKMANADYAIAISGIAGPTGDTELKPVGTVYIGIETPFGSEVYHCHFHGNREQVQEQSVVFAIEKLGDTINKSF